One Candidatus Zixiibacteriota bacterium genomic window carries:
- a CDS encoding T9SS type A sorting domain-containing protein: MTDSVKLRVRTVAAISLAAFSLFLCETSQADRTDFIVNTDGGAVEQNDPRIAVAPDGSFAIVWTDKREGANDVYLQRFDTAGFPINDNIKINDDLPPEWQAQPSLAVDLSSQYGAVWQDFRTDGYPSNPDIFYVPLDTSVTPVGGNTNVTPGYQAWSRENPDISLSAWGAGVVVWADRQSGNWDIFGQLIGSDGSLLGSSFVVNDDGGTAQQHSPRVSTAAAGWFVVTWYDDRLGNDDIFVQRFDAGGNALGVNVRVNSDSGTKRQTFPDVATDGEGNFTVVWLDYRNGAYPSNPDIYGAKFDTNMTSATGNMRLNTDTTTRAQKYPAIGADRMGNVGIVWSDSTSPTWRIMGQMIDVDGLVREVDFVADTSGDSTKMKPDIALDGTHRYVTWVDRRNGNYDIFASIARYNDPELVVSPTSLDFEMEHGGGVPPVQYVSVEHAGYNRLGFKAFSYNNWISITPPAGETPDSVGVTMASDTLISGTYIGTIMFIDTINHDSSALVAVRLEVESAVLELSAASVSVTTLEGMDTTVTCSVEITNVGVGILDWNASESVSWVELTESSGTAPSTLEVQVNSIGMSAGNYAAAVTIESYGADNSPATLYVLLSVRNDIPLIHVEPQTMSLSSHEPGVLDTFVVLENHGGGVADWEAFPQHDWLVLDHYQGANDDVVVLSIDPSGLVPGTWDTYVDFVDGSAFNGSTRLDLELEYIEDFVDTVGTSPTNVAPYAEGTTAITIVATSNVAELFVPYHYDPTAIVVDSFVFGSGLPLHMDKIYQDDVAQAAFSIRLTSMIPDMSLGLGDYLLGNVYFTAVTDGVTTSLDTLNNDSLYPRIETVSGTMRTPVTISGDIQIEELIEPDYADTVRIAPANLLPFEHGSAQMSLSVTSDLYELFVPYSYNPNAIVVDSFVFSSSLPVFMDNSHQIDTETAMLSIEIASMIPGFFVGPGQYVVGEVYFTAVDNGLTTSLNTVNNSLLYPYTISVYGTELTPTTINGTIQIEKLIEPDFVDTVRIEPTNVVPDEQGVALMTLSVISQISELFLPYHYTQTEMVVDSFVFGSSLPAFMDQTYSINEGEQLFSLSFSSTDSEEYLASGNYILGEVHFTAVGDGITTGLDKYDNGSVYPYIMTFLGSELTPITINGEIEISSSTPVYGTVPDQLPQEVSLGQNYPNPFNAGTVIDYELPRRGLVRLEVYNILGRLVDVLVNDVHSAGCHSVSWDAQIDGGHEAPSGIYFYRLVGENFTAVGKMALVR, translated from the coding sequence GTGACTGATAGCGTCAAGTTAAGAGTAAGAACGGTAGCCGCGATCTCACTGGCGGCGTTTTCATTGTTTCTGTGTGAAACATCTCAAGCCGACCGAACCGACTTCATAGTCAATACCGATGGCGGTGCTGTGGAACAAAATGATCCTCGCATTGCGGTTGCACCCGATGGCAGCTTTGCTATTGTTTGGACCGACAAACGAGAGGGTGCCAACGATGTGTACCTTCAACGGTTCGACACGGCGGGCTTTCCGATCAATGACAATATCAAGATCAATGATGATCTTCCTCCTGAGTGGCAGGCGCAGCCGTCCCTGGCAGTCGATTTGTCGAGCCAGTATGGGGCAGTGTGGCAGGATTTCCGGACGGATGGATACCCCAGTAATCCGGACATTTTCTATGTGCCGCTTGATACCAGTGTCACACCGGTAGGTGGTAATACCAATGTCACGCCGGGTTATCAGGCATGGAGTCGGGAGAATCCCGACATTTCGCTCTCGGCCTGGGGTGCCGGAGTAGTGGTCTGGGCCGATCGGCAAAGTGGTAACTGGGATATCTTTGGTCAGCTTATTGGATCGGATGGATCGTTGCTTGGCAGTAGTTTTGTGGTCAATGATGATGGCGGCACAGCACAGCAGCATTCGCCGCGCGTCTCGACTGCGGCGGCAGGATGGTTTGTAGTAACGTGGTATGATGATCGATTGGGCAATGATGATATCTTTGTGCAGCGCTTCGACGCTGGTGGCAACGCGCTGGGTGTGAATGTAAGAGTCAACTCCGATAGCGGCACCAAGCGACAGACATTTCCCGATGTAGCTACCGACGGCGAGGGAAACTTCACCGTTGTCTGGCTGGACTATCGCAACGGTGCGTATCCCAGCAATCCGGACATCTACGGGGCCAAGTTTGACACCAACATGACATCTGCAACCGGAAACATGCGGCTTAATACGGATACCACGACTCGGGCTCAGAAATATCCCGCCATCGGTGCCGACCGAATGGGTAATGTGGGGATTGTCTGGTCCGATTCGACATCGCCGACATGGCGAATAATGGGGCAGATGATTGACGTCGATGGACTCGTACGGGAGGTCGACTTTGTCGCGGATACTTCGGGTGATAGTACCAAGATGAAACCGGATATTGCTCTTGACGGAACGCATCGATATGTCACCTGGGTTGATCGTCGCAACGGCAATTATGACATTTTCGCATCCATTGCGCGATACAACGATCCCGAACTGGTAGTGTCGCCAACTTCACTTGATTTTGAGATGGAGCATGGCGGCGGTGTGCCACCGGTTCAGTACGTATCGGTTGAACATGCCGGCTATAATCGGCTGGGCTTCAAGGCATTTTCTTATAACAACTGGATTAGCATCACACCGCCGGCGGGTGAAACTCCGGACTCTGTGGGAGTGACGATGGCTTCCGACACACTGATATCCGGAACCTATATCGGAACCATAATGTTTATTGATACGATCAACCACGACTCGAGCGCCCTGGTTGCCGTGCGTCTGGAAGTTGAATCGGCGGTTCTTGAACTGTCGGCGGCGAGCGTATCTGTGACCACGCTGGAGGGTATGGATACGACCGTAACCTGCTCGGTTGAAATCACTAATGTTGGTGTGGGGATTCTTGACTGGAATGCGTCTGAGAGTGTTTCATGGGTGGAATTGACAGAATCATCGGGAACAGCACCATCTACGCTGGAGGTCCAGGTCAATTCAATTGGTATGTCGGCCGGGAACTACGCGGCTGCTGTTACAATTGAGTCCTATGGAGCGGACAATTCGCCGGCCACTCTCTACGTATTATTGAGCGTTCGCAATGATATTCCGCTTATCCATGTTGAGCCACAGACAATGAGTCTGTCCAGCCACGAGCCTGGTGTGCTTGATACTTTTGTGGTTCTTGAGAACCACGGTGGTGGTGTTGCTGACTGGGAAGCATTCCCACAACATGATTGGTTGGTACTGGACCACTATCAGGGCGCGAATGACGATGTTGTCGTGCTGTCAATTGATCCCTCCGGACTGGTGCCGGGGACATGGGATACATATGTCGACTTCGTTGATGGTTCTGCGTTTAATGGGTCGACTCGTCTTGACCTTGAGCTTGAGTATATTGAAGACTTCGTAGATACGGTCGGTACATCGCCGACCAACGTAGCTCCTTATGCTGAGGGAACGACCGCGATTACTATAGTGGCGACATCGAATGTTGCTGAATTGTTCGTACCCTATCATTACGACCCGACGGCGATCGTAGTTGATTCTTTTGTTTTCGGCTCTGGCCTACCGTTGCATATGGATAAAATATACCAGGATGATGTTGCCCAGGCAGCATTCTCGATACGCCTTACCAGTATGATCCCCGATATGTCCTTGGGATTGGGTGACTACTTACTCGGCAATGTCTATTTTACGGCCGTGACGGATGGTGTAACAACCTCTCTGGACACTCTCAACAATGATAGCCTGTATCCAAGGATAGAAACCGTGTCGGGTACAATGCGAACACCCGTGACAATCAGCGGTGATATCCAGATCGAAGAGCTGATAGAACCTGATTATGCGGATACGGTTCGTATTGCACCTGCAAACCTGTTGCCATTTGAACACGGTTCAGCCCAGATGTCCCTGTCGGTGACATCTGACTTGTACGAGTTATTTGTTCCCTATAGCTATAACCCGAATGCCATTGTTGTGGATTCCTTTGTTTTTAGTTCGAGCCTACCGGTGTTCATGGACAACTCACATCAAATTGATACTGAAACGGCGATGCTCTCAATTGAAATCGCCAGCATGATCCCCGGATTCTTTGTGGGACCTGGCCAGTATGTGGTTGGAGAGGTGTACTTCACGGCCGTAGATAATGGTCTGACTACCAGTTTGAACACGGTCAACAACAGCCTTTTGTATCCATACACGATATCGGTCTACGGTACCGAACTGACACCGACAACTATCAATGGCACGATCCAGATTGAGAAGTTGATTGAACCGGATTTCGTGGATACCGTACGAATCGAGCCGACCAATGTGGTGCCCGATGAGCAAGGTGTAGCTCTGATGACACTGTCGGTTATATCACAGATATCTGAGCTGTTTCTGCCATATCACTATACCCAGACAGAGATGGTTGTTGATTCCTTCGTGTTTGGCTCCAGCTTGCCTGCCTTCATGGACCAGACATACAGTATCAACGAGGGAGAGCAGCTATTCTCTCTTAGCTTCAGTAGCACCGATTCCGAGGAGTATTTAGCATCGGGTAATTATATTCTCGGCGAAGTACACTTCACAGCTGTCGGCGACGGCATTACAACTGGTTTGGATAAGTATGATAACGGTAGTGTATACCCCTACATAATGACTTTCTTAGGCTCCGAGCTAACGCCGATAACGATCAACGGCGAGATTGAGATCAGTAGCTCAACGCCTGTCTACGGGACAGTGCCTGATCAACTCCCGCAGGAAGTCAGCCTTGGTCAGAACTACCCCAATCCGTTTAATGCTGGTAC
- a CDS encoding dockerin type I repeat-containing protein, protein MKRIANKHTILLGLLLLFGVALSDTMTGEEINWQVISSGGAKGTSTSYVLNGTVGQTAVGGGISTSYGVSHGFWQDFGSGSTTCCVPPTRGNVDYVMPDEINIADLTYLVSYLFTGGPDPLCMEEADINGDGEINIADLTYLVSYLFTGGPEPAACP, encoded by the coding sequence ATGAAACGTATAGCCAATAAACACACTATCCTCCTCGGGCTTCTCTTACTATTCGGCGTGGCGCTGTCCGACACGATGACTGGTGAAGAAATAAACTGGCAGGTAATCTCGTCTGGCGGTGCCAAAGGCACTTCGACAAGCTATGTGCTCAACGGCACGGTAGGACAGACTGCGGTAGGGGGAGGCATTTCTACCAGTTATGGCGTCAGTCACGGCTTCTGGCAGGATTTCGGCAGTGGGAGTACGACCTGTTGCGTTCCGCCAACGCGCGGCAATGTCGACTACGTAATGCCCGATGAAATCAACATCGCTGATCTGACTTACCTTGTGTCCTATCTGTTCACTGGAGGGCCGGATCCTCTGTGCATGGAAGAAGCTGACATAAACGGCGATGGCGAGATCAATATAGCTGACCTGACCTATCTCGTTTCGTACCTGTTCACAGGTGGTCCAGAACCGGCGGCATGTCCTTAG
- a CDS encoding CPBP family intramembrane metalloprotease, whose product MNMYQYVGAIVVARTSGVSFGAIMSGEFTSYQTDLVIALAAVVIGIPLVFLVTKFLWRRSFEWMRLRFDFKYLLYGLSLGLLLPFAVILVLKLLGCAELGWSPNPLQSKEAIAVFIGYACMAMFTGIAEEVVFRGMAVREIAIRYGWIVAAIIGGVYFGAAHVIGKLGSITIGDALWIIVAGVAVSFLFVALYIRSQSLWLPVGFHVAWNFCLKGIMGITMSGKEAEAGLFEVELTGNEFVTGGSFGMEASVVSVVTYLLMAILVIRLPWRGRVAILDTK is encoded by the coding sequence ATGAATATGTACCAGTATGTGGGGGCTATCGTCGTAGCCAGGACGAGTGGCGTAAGTTTTGGGGCAATCATGAGTGGGGAGTTCACGAGCTATCAGACCGATCTGGTCATTGCTCTGGCTGCTGTCGTCATAGGAATTCCACTTGTATTCCTAGTCACTAAATTCTTGTGGCGAAGAAGCTTTGAGTGGATGCGTCTGCGATTCGACTTCAAGTATCTCCTCTATGGTTTGAGCCTGGGGTTGCTTCTACCGTTTGCCGTTATCCTGGTTCTTAAGCTATTGGGTTGTGCGGAGCTTGGCTGGTCGCCCAACCCGCTGCAATCCAAAGAAGCGATAGCGGTCTTCATAGGCTACGCGTGTATGGCGATGTTTACTGGAATCGCAGAAGAAGTTGTTTTCCGGGGTATGGCGGTTCGAGAAATCGCAATACGATATGGCTGGATTGTTGCGGCAATCATCGGTGGAGTCTATTTTGGAGCGGCGCACGTTATCGGTAAGCTGGGCAGCATCACAATCGGGGACGCCTTATGGATAATCGTGGCGGGTGTCGCAGTCAGTTTCCTTTTTGTTGCTCTGTATATCAGGAGCCAGTCTCTGTGGTTACCAGTCGGGTTTCATGTGGCGTGGAACTTCTGTTTGAAAGGGATAATGGGAATCACTATGAGTGGTAAGGAGGCGGAAGCCGGTTTGTTCGAAGTTGAGCTTACAGGAAACGAATTTGTCACTGGAGGTAGTTTTGGGATGGAAGCCTCAGTTGTATCTGTAGTGACTTACTTGCTGATGGCCATTCTGGTCATCAGGCTACCGTGGAGAGGTCGTGTCGCGATTCTCGACACAAAGTAA
- a CDS encoding integration host factor subunit beta, with protein sequence MTKADLVERVAEKTGLTRTDVAVVVDSFLDTVKKSLESGHNIEIRGFGTFKVKLRKARKARNPRTGEVVPVPDRKVPVFKPSNEFKNMITKLAI encoded by the coding sequence GTGACAAAGGCTGATTTGGTCGAAAGAGTTGCCGAAAAAACTGGACTCACCAGAACCGACGTGGCCGTGGTTGTCGACTCGTTTCTCGACACTGTGAAGAAGTCGCTGGAGAGTGGCCACAACATCGAGATTCGTGGATTCGGGACATTCAAAGTCAAGCTGCGGAAAGCACGTAAGGCTCGCAACCCACGTACTGGCGAAGTTGTGCCGGTTCCCGACCGTAAGGTTCCGGTCTTCAAGCCGTCCAATGAATTTAAGAACATGATTACGAAATTGGCCATATGA
- the sppA gene encoding signal peptide peptidase SppA, translating into MARKRDVIIAVVIGVFFMLALAFFGMMFVGIMADGGGMEFGGFGGSVGVVEMWGMIDEESGRPVIRQLDKWTENKSIKAIVIHINSGGGGVAISQEIYDAVLRAREEKPVVAAMASVAASGGYYISCAADRIIANPGTLTGSIGVVFEFHTAEGLLEKIGIGTETVQSGELKSVGSYSRDMTKKEGLMLRSVVMDTYEQFVAIVATGRGKEVDEIYPLADGSIFTGMQALNLGLVDTLGGLKEAVDLAADLADLEGEPRIVRPRPKSSSGLFDLLNGILGRVGSSLRSESYGPQLMYLYH; encoded by the coding sequence GTGGCACGAAAACGAGATGTAATTATTGCGGTGGTGATCGGGGTGTTCTTCATGCTGGCCCTGGCCTTTTTTGGTATGATGTTTGTCGGCATAATGGCTGATGGCGGCGGTATGGAATTCGGTGGCTTTGGGGGGAGTGTTGGTGTTGTAGAAATGTGGGGTATGATAGATGAGGAGAGCGGCCGCCCCGTAATTCGCCAACTTGACAAATGGACGGAGAACAAGTCAATCAAAGCGATTGTGATTCATATTAATTCCGGTGGCGGGGGAGTGGCAATCTCCCAGGAAATTTATGATGCAGTTCTAAGAGCAAGAGAAGAGAAACCGGTTGTGGCCGCAATGGCCTCGGTGGCGGCTTCGGGAGGATATTATATTTCGTGTGCTGCCGACCGGATAATTGCCAATCCCGGAACTCTGACGGGTTCAATTGGGGTTGTTTTCGAGTTTCATACAGCCGAAGGACTTCTGGAGAAAATCGGAATCGGCACCGAAACTGTCCAGTCGGGTGAACTCAAGAGCGTAGGCAGCTACTCGCGAGATATGACCAAGAAGGAAGGATTGATGTTGCGCTCAGTAGTGATGGATACCTACGAGCAGTTCGTAGCCATCGTGGCCACTGGAAGAGGCAAGGAAGTTGATGAGATATATCCTCTGGCTGACGGGTCGATCTTTACTGGCATGCAGGCCTTGAACTTAGGGCTGGTTGACACGCTTGGCGGGTTGAAGGAAGCGGTCGATCTGGCGGCGGATTTGGCTGATCTTGAAGGGGAACCGAGGATTGTCCGGCCCCGACCAAAGAGCTCCAGCGGGCTGTTTGACTTGCTAAACGGCATTCTGGGGCGCGTGGGTTCGTCACTACGAAGCGAATCTTATGGCCCACAGTTGATGTACTTGTATCACTAA
- a CDS encoding LysM peptidoglycan-binding domain-containing protein, with protein sequence MCTYASRVGLSTLVILLIIGIVSGCGGKSGLASPQTYGNRTEEVSKGEDTASTEGTSEEQSEVIPAKTGSHGTATSEATAAVKTDETKPEGADLSAATVDNQSEGKSASKPQASWTYYSGKVDIDDSASAVDDEIWRQLDLAEEYHAMGVIANREGSWEEGQYYFEEALRILAALDIESDSLETPEAAKYTIALDDIIADYRVTLRSLGHLDRDVSSSAVMERFGDMAERIGADSMYVSGRQEKKITYDLPIVMNDRVKKSIIYYQTVARDAFTKFLVRSHRYKRMMLEIIDEYGLPHDLVYLSMVESGYNPRAYSWARASGLWQFISSTGREYKLNRSWWWDERRDPVKSTHAACQFLKDLYEQFGCWELAMAAYNGGPGRVRGTIKKQKTIDFWKMRLRRQTMDYVPLIMAATIIGKEPAKYGFENIEFEDEIVWDEVEIDKCLELSVVAKTVGCSTKELQDLNPELLRKYTPPDQKKYILKVPRGAKGKLLAAYESLPSPKETSWVRHEIRRGESISTIASRYGVSQYAIMEANNLSRRSTIYAGKKLIVPVPLDREARSSKKNRNYEAKGSIYAVRSGDTMWDIARAFGTTVNALRQINYIERGSRIYVGQKLKIPSEAKYLASRSTSSSGAISTSSGSSNKISASSKTSAGTHKVRRGDTLWDIARKYGLTTSQIRRLNGLGRSSRIYPGQELIVSGGSSSGSKYIVHKVRRGETLDRIARKYSTSIKRIVQANNLRNPNKLRVGDKLKIYRN encoded by the coding sequence ATGTGCACGTACGCTTCCCGGGTAGGCCTTAGCACCCTGGTCATCCTTCTCATAATTGGCATCGTTTCAGGTTGTGGGGGCAAGAGTGGACTCGCCTCGCCCCAGACATATGGCAATCGTACTGAGGAAGTGTCTAAAGGTGAAGACACTGCGTCCACCGAGGGAACCAGCGAAGAACAGTCAGAGGTTATCCCGGCCAAAACCGGGTCGCATGGAACAGCTACCTCGGAAGCGACGGCGGCTGTAAAGACCGATGAGACCAAACCAGAGGGAGCAGATTTATCTGCGGCGACAGTCGATAATCAATCGGAGGGCAAATCCGCATCCAAGCCGCAAGCATCCTGGACGTATTATAGCGGGAAGGTCGACATTGATGATTCGGCATCAGCGGTTGATGACGAAATCTGGCGTCAACTTGATCTGGCTGAGGAATATCATGCTATGGGTGTGATAGCCAATCGCGAGGGAAGCTGGGAGGAAGGTCAGTACTACTTCGAGGAAGCGCTACGAATCCTGGCAGCGCTGGATATTGAGTCTGATTCGCTTGAGACACCGGAAGCGGCCAAGTACACCATCGCCCTGGACGACATAATTGCCGATTATCGGGTGACGCTGAGATCGCTCGGACATCTTGATCGCGATGTATCCTCCTCGGCAGTAATGGAACGATTTGGTGACATGGCTGAGAGGATCGGCGCCGACTCGATGTATGTGTCGGGACGGCAGGAGAAAAAAATTACTTACGATCTTCCGATTGTCATGAACGACCGGGTGAAGAAATCGATCATTTATTATCAGACCGTAGCCCGCGATGCCTTTACCAAATTTCTGGTACGTTCCCATCGGTACAAGAGGATGATGCTGGAGATCATTGATGAGTATGGCCTCCCGCATGACTTGGTTTATCTGTCAATGGTTGAGTCTGGCTATAACCCTCGGGCCTATTCGTGGGCGCGAGCCTCTGGATTGTGGCAGTTCATTTCATCGACTGGCCGCGAGTATAAGTTGAATCGAAGTTGGTGGTGGGATGAGCGCCGTGACCCGGTGAAGTCCACCCACGCGGCCTGCCAGTTCCTCAAGGACTTATACGAGCAGTTCGGTTGCTGGGAACTGGCCATGGCGGCCTATAATGGTGGTCCCGGAAGAGTGCGGGGGACGATTAAAAAGCAGAAGACAATCGATTTCTGGAAGATGCGGCTTCGCCGCCAGACGATGGACTATGTGCCGCTTATTATGGCAGCTACCATTATTGGCAAGGAACCGGCCAAGTATGGCTTTGAAAATATAGAGTTTGAGGATGAAATTGTCTGGGACGAGGTTGAGATTGACAAGTGTCTGGAGCTGTCGGTGGTGGCTAAAACGGTTGGCTGCTCGACTAAGGAACTCCAGGACCTCAATCCCGAGTTGCTTCGGAAGTACACACCTCCGGATCAGAAGAAGTACATACTGAAAGTCCCTCGTGGGGCCAAAGGCAAGTTGCTGGCGGCTTACGAGTCTTTGCCGTCACCCAAGGAAACCAGCTGGGTACGACACGAGATCAGGCGCGGGGAAAGCATAAGCACTATTGCGTCTCGTTATGGTGTCTCGCAGTATGCGATCATGGAGGCCAATAACCTGAGTCGGCGTTCGACGATCTATGCCGGTAAGAAGCTTATCGTGCCGGTGCCACTGGATCGGGAAGCTCGCTCATCGAAGAAAAATCGGAACTACGAGGCAAAAGGTTCTATCTATGCCGTACGGTCCGGCGATACCATGTGGGATATCGCTAGAGCTTTTGGCACAACTGTCAATGCTCTGCGACAAATTAACTACATCGAACGCGGATCTCGTATTTATGTGGGACAGAAGCTGAAAATTCCTTCGGAGGCGAAGTATCTTGCCTCCAGATCAACGAGTTCATCTGGGGCGATAAGTACCTCTAGCGGATCCTCCAATAAGATATCTGCCAGCAGCAAAACGTCGGCTGGAACTCACAAAGTCCGCCGCGGCGACACACTGTGGGATATTGCTCGCAAGTATGGCCTCACAACTTCGCAGATTCGGCGCCTAAACGGTCTCGGTCGCTCAAGCCGTATTTACCCCGGACAGGAACTGATTGTATCGGGGGGAAGTAGCAGTGGATCAAAGTATATCGTTCATAAGGTTCGGCGGGGTGAGACTCTGGATCGGATCGCCCGCAAGTATAGCACTTCTATAAAGCGCATTGTTCAGGCCAACAACCTTCGAAATCCGAACAAGCTCCGGGTTGGCGATAAGCTGAAAATATATCGAAACTAA